TTCCAACAGCTCTGTTTTGCTCTTTCCACCTTCCAAAAGAATCATTATCAAAATGCAGCAGACCTGCTAATATATCCATATAACAGAATGATCCAAACAACAAAAATGCACTTACAACGGTTTCTAAGCCGTTTTGTATAATTAGGGCTATGCGAAAATTTGTTAACAAGATTTGTATAAAATTCACATATAATAGGCTGAACAAAAGAGTTCGCGACAACTCAATGGTCACTCTTTCCTTGACCAGCTTTCCCAGTTCAATATTGGACAGATTCTTATTTAGTTTAATCCTAATGAAACTCGAGAGAAACATCTCTGCAAAATTCAATGCCCAGTCGTTTATAATCTGGCCTGGGCATACTATAATTGatggtgcatacttcttttgaACAGTCACCAACTGGTGAGGATTTTCACCCCCACCATAGGTCCAATAATCTATGGTTGTTTACTGCagaataaaaaaaggaaaaagggacATGCTATTACTGTTAACTAGTCGAACGAGTTTGTTGGACTACTGAATCTGTGGCACTGCGGGTTCTGCTCAGAAATGGAGCATAGACGCCAGATAACCTACTCAGCCCAAACAAGCCAGAACTAGATCCATTGGTTCTACTCTCCTGAAAAGACATGCCCAGACTAACAAGGTCAACACTCAAAAACAtgtatttaagaaaaatgtgGGTAACAGACAATAAAATCAGACAAATACCAATGTAAATTACAACTACAGACAACTGTAATCAAAtggaagatattttttttttattgtgaaagTCACATCCATAAAAATATAACTGGGTTTTCCAAGGAAAATGCATAATTTCACAAATACGAAAACAAACTTGTCAACATTTAGCCACACATCCCACAAATATGTAAAATGAAAAACCACGGTAGCAAAAAACATAGCCAAGCATCCCTAAACGAGGTAATGTGAAACAACGTTCCCACTTCACACCTCTCTAGTAAATTAATCCGAGTTAGCAAAACAGAATATTGCAAACCTGGACAGATCCACCGGAATTTGATGGAGATGGTTGATCAGTCGATACTGTTGATGGTGATCCAGCCtgttaagaaaacaaaaaaaatggtagGAAAAACTAACAATTAGCACAAGTAGTGAAGCTGTAGTAAAAGCattcaattaaaagtaaaacaCAGTTACAAAGACTGCACAACTTATTTGAGGGATTTGGATGAGTTGAGAGAAGAGAAAAGTGACAAAACCCCTGATGTAGAAGACTTTTATGAGAGGAAGGGATGGGGAAGTCATGACAAGGAGcacaaataaacaaatacacCAAAAGCCACGCCCTTAATTTGGACTTGTTTATGTGATTCTTTACAAATACCAATTGCATTACTAGATTCAGAGTTTGATTGGTTGAGCAAGAGACAATAAGTtggaatgaagaaaaaaatatttaagtcatGGTCCAAACTGAAAATAAGTACATTTTTTTCCAGCTTCCCCTGTAGGCAAGTGTAACCTTCATCTCAACTCCCCTAAGGTCCACCTTCGAACCATGCAGATACTAAGACTATACATACTCGGGAAGTATAATTTCTATATCGAAGTTACCTTAGCTGATGGCGTAACAGATGGTAGCTCAAGAGACAGCCTAGACGAACCCGACTGTGAACCCTGTATAATACAGACTAGGAGTAAGCATAGGAACAATTTTCAAAGGAAGTGAACAAGCTAAAGTCTTCGGGTGGGGGTGAGGGGGCTACAATACAAAACCAAACTTGATGACTGCATTCATTCTTTAGCTTACAGCTTTATTTTCTAGgtcaatgaataaaatatactgttaaaCTAACAGCAAGACATCCTATAAATTTACAACATAATATACCAGCGTGTCTAATTGATAAGAACAGTTCACCCGCAGTCAAATTGCACTCATAAAATGAAAGTGGGGAAAAATGCTTACCCTGGAAGAGGGTGAAACGGGTGGCAGTTCAATGGCTGGCCTGGAAGAACTGGATGATGATGGCTATATAATAAAAACAGAAGTGTTAGCAAATTATATGGTCAAAAACCAGTAACATAATAGACCCCAAATCTGAAGTTAAGACCGCAAAGCCaagacaaacaaataaaaatgacattgCAACAAACGTTTGGTTCATGCCTGGATATACTCTGTGGGTCTGCTATTTTCCAAAGTCTTGGTAAATTGACACAACATGGTCACTCCTTCGGTTGTGGCCACCTACACGGATTAAAGttagtaaataataaatcacAGATATAATATAACCAATACTCAtagcataaaaaattaaattatgcaGTGACCGAAGTCAAATTGGCTATACCTGCTTCTCTTCTATTTCTTTAATTCTAGATTCCTGAGAAGAAAAGTAATCAAGCTAAGTTAAacaagtaacaaaaaaattaaaagaaataacaataTTCTAGCAATTGATTTACCAGAACACGGACTGCAACATGAACAGACTTGAAATTTCCACTTATCGTGTCTGCCTTCTGTTGAGTTACGGATATCTGTAACAGAAGATGTTCTAATGTTAAACAATGAAGAAGGAAAAACTAGAAATCATAAAATCTTTACTTACCTCCTCCCTGGTACTTTCAGTAAGGGCAGCACATTCGTCTAAATTTTCATCCAAACGGTTCATTCTTGAAGATAATTTCTTCTTTACGTCCTGAAATCATAGCAGATGACTAAATATTATTCATTCTCACTATTAGTAAAAGAACTGTTAGTATTATTCTGAATGGCCGGAGAAAGTCGGAAAAGTAATCCGACCAGAAAACAAGATTTAGAAGCATTATCTTTTATAGAGCACACAAAgttccattaaaaaaaattgtttgaaatataggaaataatatattttgacaatGGAAACATACTAATTTTAATGATGATAAATATTGCACTTAAAGCTGTCAGAAAATGTTTACATGAATAATATTAAACTCAAAGGCTTGAAAGAGAAATCAAGctcaaaaattatttgaaagcAGTCATAAAAGAGAGAACAAAATTAGAGTTCAGCAGGTTTACTACCAAATCTACtcacaaaaattatattgtCATTGATAAAAGTCCCATAATACATATCATAATATGCACTTTCAGTGTTCTAGAGGATTCGCACATGGGCTCAATATcaaaaaaatgaacaaactAAGATCCTCATCAAGTTCATGTTTTGTATATTTTCTAGTCCACAAACATCTGAACAAATACTACAtagttgtattattaaaaatatttactcgTTTGCTACTTGACATTTTGCTTTATACTATATAGCTATTCTACCCAAGAGACAGTTGTCATTCATTGTCATCTCTAAAAGAAAATGCCTGGTTTTGACACAatcaaagaagaagaaactatacaatagaaaagaaaaattacatcaATTGTTCCATACAGCTTCCCCATCTGATTACCAATAGATGTGCAAGCGTCAGACAGACTACGTTTAGTTGCAAACATCAAATCAGGAAGCTTCCATCCCTGCAAGCACAACAAGAGTCATAAAACGGAATCACAAGAGTGGGAAATTGAAGATTTGGAGAAAGTAAGGTAATAAGATTACAGTaagattaattattaaaaaggaTAGAGAAAAAGTGAACAAGCATCCAACTTCTGGCATAAAATTCAGTTTAGACAATTTTACGCACAATGACAGACCTTTGCATAAGAGGGGACAAAACCTTTGAGAAGTTGGAGCAATAATACATGTAGATTGTTGCACTATTACTACCCAACAATTTCAATGATTTGCTCTCATAGTTTTAAGAGTTTTCACTTTTGGTATACAAACTTCGTTCCTGAACTTTTCACTCCAACTAACAATCATCTAACAGCAAGCAATGACACGATGAATTGAGCTAAAACTAAACCAGTGAAGACATTTCTAAGAAAAGAATGATAAATGTAATTTGGCTAACTTAAAAAGATTATTTGCAACAACTCAAACAAACATGAATGATTGCTATGCGAACAggtcataatataaattttagaaaataccCTCTCAAAAaaggtttatatattttacaacaTTGGAAAACTTTCAATCATATGCTTGACATCCATCAATGGCAGAAGCCAAAACTTCATTTTATAATCCCAATATTGCAGCATATGACACAGTCGTAGTGGGGGGACCTTCACAACTTTCCTATGGCATGAGGGTATAAACAAGAATTCAGATTCTCCAAAGCCTCTCCAGCTAGGCTTCTCTCCATCCCAAATATCAACTATCCATCACGTTCTCTAGTTACTAtgttcaatttcaaaagttgagatCATGGCTGGATCCATGTTCATATAGCAGATAGCACTTATTGAAAgcaccaataaaaaaattcaatttttatccCTAAAAGCTCCCAACCTGAATGTATCACTACAGCATCCAGTTACTTAAATCAATGATTGAGAGAATAAAAGATATTACCTTCCACCATACGTATCCATATCCAACCACAACAATAACAACCACtgttacatatttttttccacCTGTGCATTTCTCAAACATGTCAGAAAAGAACACTGGCGTAAAGAAAACAAGGAAACACAGGTTAACTTGTGCAAAGTATGGAGACACCCACAGGATTTGCAAACTAACACGTCAGCTTTTATTAAATTGCTGAAGAAATAAAAGGCACCCCACAAAGTGTAAAAGAAAGTAGTTAACCAGCACCTGTCCCACTTGCATTTACAATGGTGATTGATCTATCTCTAGCAAGAAGCTGTAGTTCCTGACGAAGACTGTTTACCTGTAGATGAACAGTTAGCAATTTCAATTACCCCGTATTTCTGTTTATTTACAAATACAGCATTTGTTTTTGTAGCCAACTCAAAAGGGAAATAAAAAGCCCACTTCAACTACTAAAAGTTATATCTCTTATAATATAAACTGAGAAATGTGGTCATGCTTTCATTATTCAATTCAAAGACAGGAACAATGTTTAAGGTTAGCACTTACATTATACATTTACTTACACAGAACATATTTTCATAATACAACTTAATTGCTATAAATGAGacaattaaaagtaaaagattATTGCATATTGCTCAGAACTATGTATTATAAGATTCACTAAATGATGTTCTGCatgatgcatgcaatttaactgAATAAAGAACTATTcctcattaaatttaaatataatgaataacTAAAAGGCAGCAGAAACAACATGCAAACCTGAGCCATCAAAGCATCATTATATGGCAGCTTTTTAACAGCTGGAGCAGGATCACTGCTTttgaattgattcaaaacaacCTGGTCAAAAAGTCTACAATCAGCAAAAAACCCGCACATTTCACTGACAATAAATGCTAGTTGAAATATACTGATTATATTGATGGATATTGAAACCAAtcactaatataaaataatagcaTCCAGAATATTACCGAACTTGGGATTTTAGAATATAACAAAGGTTGAAAGAATATGACTGAACTTCTCAAGTATATATGACAACCAACTGTATCCCAGCAGGTGGAATAAGCCAAGTTGACGAAGCAGGTTTCTAATGAAAAACCAAAGTTTTGGTAAAACTAATTAGAatgctttattatttaataGTGTCTCATAACATTTTCATGTTCTTCATCTGCCTTTGTTGGTCTTCTCACATGACTAAACAACGTTGGGAAAGTTCCCACCATCACCTACTCCTCAATAGATGCAACTCCAACTGTCTTCAACAAACTAGACCTTCATCATCACTTACACATCCACCTCAGTGCTCTAAACTCAGctcctttctctttttcttcttgatAAGTTTCCAATGATCTATTTATTCTCAATAATAGGCGTGAGCCTCTGCTGGTCTTCTCTCACTAGACAAAACAACTTGGGAAAGTTTCCATCGTCCTTTCCTAAATAGATGCTACTCCAACTGTCTCCCACAAACTTTAATTTGCAATATTACCTTACTCATCCACCTCAGGGCTCCACACCCAGATACTCTTTTTTTCTCCCTGATGACCATAAAAATTAGCAGCAAAAATTCACAACCATTCATCCAGCAAAACTTTCCTTTAGAGTTTGATAGACACCTTACAATCACATATCAAAACTTATACATGTAGTCCCCCAAAAAATGAACCCCATATGTATTACATTCTCATCAATCCCTATATCACTTTGAAGTGTACATTGTAGAATAGTGGATCTAATTCCAGAAACCTAAATCATATGACTTGGGCTCTGTCTAATCCACAATTTTCGCCATCAAAACACTTTTATCTCACATCTTCCTACATTTACATGTCATATACTTTTTCTTACTCCTACTAAGTCAAATATCCTCTGATTCCAGATGAAGTTTagctcaaataaataaaaagcacTGTAACAATTCAAGTCAAGACAAGAACAATGGACCATGTATTCAAATAATATGATCTTAAAGCTTAGCTTGGCCAgctttgaaaaaataaaacttcagCTAGACTTGTTTAACTTGTTCATGGATTCATTCTTGTTTAAATGAGTTAGAGTGTTATGATATCATTTTAacacattatttttaatgttttgttaGAATTTTGAAATACAATCCCACACCGTAACCAATTCTACCCTCCCTACCCAAATCCCCAGTTCCCGTAGCTACAGCACATACTAGGTCTCCTTGAACTTCTGCTAATTTGCACAATATCCCATACATACCAAAAGAGGAGAACCGCATTGTAtatgtgaaagaaaaacactataaaattaaaaaaacaatcatAACACATTAAACACACAATTCACTAAAAGCTTAcataagaaataacaaaaacaacGCCAACCAGAGAAACAAACTCTCGGGAACTAACCTTGAAAGCACCGGAGACGAGACCAGAAAAGTCAGGCAGACTGCCTTCCTTAGCAATTACTGAACCAACAACACCTAAAACACAAAAGAATTTTGAATTTCAGCCAAAGGTTCTGTCTAATCCTAGCCTAAGAAACACCATGAACACACCTACGAGAACGTCACCACGTTCACTAATCCTAGCTTACAAAACACCATGCACACACCTACGAGAACGTCACCACGTTCACTAATCTCTGACATTCCAACACTCAATATACAAATGCAACACAATAACCCTACCAATAGACAAATTGTTGTTCCATAAAAAACAAAGGAACCTAAATTGCGATGGAACAAAATTTGGAATAAAgcaattgaaataaaagaaaaagagggagaTGATTAATTGGAGCAAGTGATGCGAGAGTGAACCTGCACCGATGAGAATGGTGAGCTTGCCGAGTGGGAGAGCCATCGCACCGCAGTGAGTCTCAGCAAGTAGCTAGCACTCTGTTGCAAAGCATTTAGAGCGAAACGCTGCGTTTGGGCTGACGATGTGATGTGAAATTGTGCGTTTAGGGTTCTTCGCTGTTTGTGTTTCCCGGTGGTGTGAATTGATCAGCGAGCCAGAAGAGACCACGAAACCCTTGGCAACCCTTGGCTATGGAAGGCACACACTGCTCCTATTTTTCCTCACTGGACCCTAGTTTTGAAGTTgtggaaaaaattaaataatggtATATTAATAGTATATTCTCTTTACTTGGGTAACAaacaatacataaaatataatttagggttaataattataatagtatacaTTTTGTTactcaattataattattttgtaagttATTTGTGTTAGGTGTTTCCATGTTCTTTAACTTTTCACCTCCGTAAATACATACGCGGTGCATgtgtttatgatttttttaatattatatcagtaggtgatgatattgtaatattattaagttaatatataaattagatatataaactaaaattatatttattaagaataaaataaaatatattagaataaatgaaaaaataaccattgataaataaagaaataaaaaaaatagagatccgatcttataaaaaaatttgtaaaatataacggtcaacttttaaaaaattaataaattattaaatttaaagaataaatttgatattttaaaatgtaaatacgAAAGGGGGAATTCCTCTATATTTTGTCGTAGATTATAAAAAGGTTAGAAATATGGAATCTcttgattataatatttgttaaaatagacGACATTGTTTTGATGTTTTGTCATCATTTTTCAGTGCatacatataatatttaatcGGCAGCTAAACTAAACAAAAGAGatgtgaaaatgaaataaaagtgaATAGAAACTTAACATTGGCAAAAAAGCCtaacttaatatttatttatttttaattttatttatttatttatcttataattTATATCTATGTATAAAggatttttttcatatttacttttcaaatttatctataaataaaacaaatttaaatgaaaattattattttattatttttactatttttaaaatttaatcgtttttttcaatttaataaattttatcattttttcattttttcattataaaattatttataaataaaattaatttacaataaaattataaaaattatttacttttagttttataatcataataataattcatttttttataaaa
This region of Vigna unguiculata cultivar IT97K-499-35 chromosome 5, ASM411807v1, whole genome shotgun sequence genomic DNA includes:
- the LOC114186266 gene encoding uncharacterized protein LOC114186266, giving the protein MALPLGKLTILIGAGVVGSVIAKEGSLPDFSGLVSGAFKVVLNQFKSSDPAPAVKKLPYNDALMAQVNSLRQELQLLARDRSITIVNASGTGGKKYVTVVVIVVVGYGYVWWKGWKLPDLMFATKRSLSDACTSIGNQMGKLYGTIDDVKKKLSSRMNRLDENLDECAALTESTREEISVTQQKADTISGNFKSVHVAVRVLESRIKEIEEKQVATTEGVTMLCQFTKTLENSRPTEYIQPSSSSSSRPAIELPPVSPSSRGSQSGSSRLSLELPSVTPSAKAGSPSTVSTDQPSPSNSGGSVQESRTNGSSSGLFGLSRLSGVYAPFLSRTRSATDSVVQQTRSTS